Part of the Lichenicola cladoniae genome is shown below.
ACCAATCCGCGCGGCGGCGTGGTGCATGGCATGCAGCTCGCGGAAGCGCTCTGCGACGCCGGCCACCAGGCGACACTGATCGCTCCGGACGTGGGCGGGCAGGGCTTCTTTCGCGAGCCCCGATGCGCGGTGCTGACCATTCCCGCGAAACCGGAGATCGATACCGTCACGATGGTGTCGCGCCGGATCGACGAGATCGCGGCCTTCCTCGAACAGCCGGCGACCGGGTCTTTCGATATTTATCATGCACAGGATCCGATCGGCGCGAACGCGCTGGCCGGTCTGGTCGGGACGCGTCGTATCCAGGGTTTCGTCCGCACCGTGCATCATCTCGACAGGTTCGATGACCCGCGCCTCGCCGCGTGGCAGGCGCGCGGCATGCACGCCGCCAGCCGCGTCTGCGTCGTCAGCCGGCTCTGGCGGGACCGGCTGCAGCACGACCATGGCGTGACGGCCACCATCGTCGGCAATGGCGTCGACACCGCACGCTTCACGCCCCGGGCCGATCCCCATGACGCGGCGGTGCGTGCGCGCCTCGGGCTGCCGGTCGGAACCGGTCCGATCGTCCTGGCCATGGGCGGCATCGAGCCACGCAAGAACACCCTGGGCACGTTGCAGGCATTCCAGCTTCTGGCCGGCTCCTATCCGGGTGCCAGGCTGGTCATCGCCGGCGGCGCCACGCTTCTGGATCATCGCCCCTACCGGGAGCGCTTCGATACGGCCCTGGCGCGATCCGGGGTGGCGGACCGGGTGATCGTGGCGGGTGTCATGCCGGATGATCAGCTTCCGGCGCTCTACCGGATTGCCGACATGCTGGCATTTCCGTCGCTCGAGGAAGGGTTCGGACTTTGCGTGCTCGAGGCGATGGCGTGCGGCCGGCCGGTGATCGTGTCGGACATCGCGCCATTCACTGAATATCTGCAGCCGGACGATGTGCTGTGGGCCGCGCCGGACGAGCCGGGCTCGATCCTGATGGCGATGCTCGAAGCGCTGGACACAAGAATTCGCGACCGGCTGCACGAAACCGGGCCGGGACGCGCGGCGGCGTTCGGATGGAACGGTGTCGCGATGGCGCATCTGCCGGTCTATGCCGCACTCGATCGAACCCTGGAACCGAACCATGCCTGAGATGAAGTTCAACGTGCGCTGGCCGGACGATACGGAAAGCCTGTGCTACTCCCCATCGTTGGTGATCGAGGAGCATCTTGCGCCCGGCACCAGCTATACGCTCGACGATTTCATCGGCCGCAGCCGGACTGCGCTGACCATTGCCAGCGATCGCGTCATGCAGAAATACGGTTTCCCGTGCTCGCGTGCGATGGGCCAACTGGCGGAACTCGAACGCCTTGTCGCCGGCTTCCGGGGACATGACCCTGCGTCACCGGACGGGCGGGTGACCGTGCTTGCCTTCCATCGCGACAACGCGCCCCAGGCAGGAGCCAGGAGATGACGGTCGACGAAACCGGCCCCGGCGTCGAGCATAAGGCGGTCGTGATCGTCGGTGGTGGCCAGGCCGGGCTGTCTCTGAGCTGGTTCCTGTGCCGGGACGGCATCGACCATGTCGTGCTCGAGCGCGAGACGCCGGGCCATACCTGGCGGAACGAGCGCTGGGACAGTTTCTGCCTGGTGACGCCGAACTGGCAGTGCCAGCTTCCTGGCTATCCCTATGCCGGCAACGATCCCTACGGCTTCATGGTCAGGGACGAGATCGTCGCCTATCTCGACGGCTTCGCAAAGTCGTTCTCGCCACCGGTCAGGAGCGGCGTGTCGGTCGATGGCCTGACGGTGCGCGCGGAGGGCGGCTTTGCACTCCGGACCAGTGCCGGCGCGCTGACCGCGGACCGGGTGGTGATCGCCACCGGCGGGTATCACGATCCGATCCTGCCGCCGTATGCTTCGGCGCTCGATAGCAGCATCCTGCAGGTGCACTCGTCGGACTATCGCAACGGTGCATCGCTGCCCGATGGTGCGGTGCTGGTGGTCGGCACCGGCCAGTCCGGTGCGCAGATCGCCGAGGACCTGCATCTGGCCGGACGGCAGGTGCATCTGTGCGTCGGGGCGGCCCCGCGGGTCGCGCGTTTCTATCGCGGCAAGGACGTGGTCGAGTGGCTGCATCTGATGGGCTACTACGACATCTCGGTCGACCGGCATCCGCTGCGCGAAGGCGTGCGCGACAGGACCAACCACTACGTCACCGGACGCGACGGCGGCCGTGACATCGATCTGCGTCGGTTCGCGGTCGAGGGGATGCGCCTGCATGGCAGCCTCAGCCTGGTTGGCGACGGGATCGCGCACTTCAACGACGACCTGGCCGCGAACCTGGACGATGCCGATCGCACCAGCGAGAACATCAAGCGATCGATCGACCAGTATATCGAGCGCGAACGGATCGAGGCGCCGGTCGAAGCTGCCTACGTCCCGGCATGGCAGCCCGAACGGTCCCTGCCCAGCCTGGATCTGCGGGAAGCCGGCATCGGTGCGGTGATCTGGTGCATCGGCTTCCGGCCGAACTATCGCTGGATCAACGTGCCGGTGTTCGACGGTCGCGGCGTGCCTGCGCATCACCGTGGCGTCACGCCGCAGCCAGGCCTGTTCTTTCTCGGACTTCCCTGGCTGTACACATGGGGATCCGGACGGTTCTCCGGTGTAGCCAGGGACGCCGAGTATCTTTCGACCCGCATGCACGAGCAACGCCGAGTTTAGCCGTCCGGCTGCCTCGGCGCTGTCGCGGTGCGCCGTTACTTCGAAGTCTTCGTCCAGACATGAACCCATGCGACGGACGCGTTGGCCGACCATCCGGTCAGGGGCTTGGTTCCACTGCCTTGCGGGCAACCGGCCCATCCATCGTAGCAATCTCCCGTATAGAGACTGAGTACCGGAAACAGCGGTCCGGTCTCGCCCGTGCGTGCAGGCGCGTGGCCCTGTTGCACGCCGTCGAGAAACCAAGTGATGGTCTTGCCATCGAGCAGGACGCCATAGGTGTGGTAACCGCTACTGAGCGGCGTCGCAGAGTTGTAGTAGTACTGTTGCGCCAGGTTGTTCGTACTATAGTGGTTCGTCATGTAGCTTAGTTTCGGGACGTCGCCGCGAACTTCGGTGATGTCGACTTCCGGTGGCCATGCACCACTCTGCGGCAGCAGCCACCAGGCGGTCAGCGTCCCCGCCTTCGGCGCGGTCTTGATGCTGGCCTCCCAATAGGCGTTCGAATATGCGGTGCCGAACGCATCGAGATGTGCATACGAATAATCGTGCATCGTCCCGGCGCAGGCAGGAATGGATTCAAGCGACTGGATATGGAGCGTCAGGCCGTTCGACCCCGGAACCTGCGAGCTGGGAATAAATGCCTGCTCGCACGCATCCGTATTCTGATACCACCACGTATTTTCCCATTGCGCCGGGATGGTTTTGAAGTTGTCAGATCGGATCTCGGTATAACCGGACTTGGCAGGATCGAAAGCCAGGGCGGGTGTCACTGTCGTAATCAGTAGTGTGACACTAGGAACTATCGCAGCCAAACATGAAAAACGTTTTTGAGATGTCGACATATGATGACCTCCAGATAAATTCTGGCGGGATCTTTATGCACCGATGCAATGCACGTCAATCTAGACAGGGTTATTCAAGGTGAAGTTGAGCTATCACGATACATGGAGCCAGTATCAGCAACAGAGCTTAATCTTCTTCTTCGTGTTCTTGTCGCACCTGTCCATAAATCGGCAAGCGCTGTCTCGATCGCACTCGTCTTATGGTGGCGCCCGGGGGCGCAAAGCCCGTCTCTGGTGGTGCGGATAAAGATTATCTGTCGCGACTCCGGCTGTTCCGGAGATTAAGCTCATAAATATTCTCTGGCACGTCATGAGAACGCTTATTGCAATCTGATCCAGTTCGACTGTGATCTGCTGCCACGTATGCTGCAACCGGCAAGAAGAACAATACGCATCGGCAACGAATGTCGATGCCGGATAGATCCTCATGCAGCAGGCGTGAGCCCGACACCGCCCACCTAATGGCCGGTGTCGGGCTCTGTCGCGATCAGGCCGTACCGAGTGCCTCGCGCATCGTCTCCAGCTGGAGCCAGCGCTCCTCTGCCGCCGTGAGCAGCGCCTCGGTACGGGTCAGCAGATCGGTCGCCGCGGCGAAGGTGGTGGGGTCGCGGCGATAGAGGTTTGCGTCGGCGAGCACGCTCCGGAGCCGCCAGATCTCCGCCTCGTGGGCCGCGATCTCGCCCGGCAACTGCGCCAGCGCATGCTTGTCCTTGAACGACATCTTGCGTGGCTGCGACTTGTCGGAACGGGTGCCTGGGGTGTTCCCACGCTTGGCCGGCGCGCCGGAGCTTCCGGCAAGACCGCCGCCCTGGGCGACCATGTCGCTGTAGCCGCCGGCATATTCGGTCCAGCGCCCGCCACCGGCCGCGGCCAGAACCGAGGTCGCGACACGGTCCAGGAAGTCGCGGTCATGGCTGACCAGCAGGACGGTACCGGGGTACGCCGCCAGCATGTCCTGCAGCAGGTCGAGCGTCTCCAGGTCGAGGTCGTTGGTCGGTTCGTCGAGCACCAACAGGTTGGATGGCCGCGCCAGGGCGCAGGCCAGCATCAACCGTCCGCGCTCGCCGCCGGACAGCACGCCGACAGGGGTGCGCGCCTGCTCCGGACGGAACAGGAAGTCCTTCATGTAGCCGATGACGTGCCGCTTCTCGGTGCCGACCAGCACGGTGTCGCCGCCGCCGCCGGTCAGCGTGTCGGACAGGGTGGTATTCGCGTCGAGGCTCTGGCGCTGCTGGTCCAGGGTCACGACGGACAGGCTCTTGCCGACGTTGATCTTGCCGCTGTCGGGCTTGTCCAGCCCGGTCAGCAACCGCAGCAACGTGCTCTTGCCGGCGCCGTTCGAGCCGACGATGCCGAGACGGTCGCCGCGCAGCACGCGCAGGTCGAGATCCTGCACGATCGGCCGGTCGCCGTACGATTTCGACATACCCTCGGCGACCGCCACCAGCTTGCCGGACAAGCCGGTGCCGCTGGCCTCGAGCTTCAGCCCCTGCGGATTATGGATGGTGTCCTGCCGGGTCTGGCGCAGTGCCGCCAGCTCGCCGACGCGCCTGACGTTGCGCTTGCGCCGGCCGCTGACACCATGGCGGATCCAGTCCTCCTCGCGGGCGATCTGGCGGTCGAGCTTGTGGGCATCGCGCTCCTCCTGGTCCAGCACCTCCTCGCGCCAGCTCTCGAAGCGGGCAAAGCCCTGGTCGAGCCGCCGGGTGGTGCCGCGATCGAGCCAGACCACGCTGCGCGACAGCGTTTCCAGCAGGCGGCGGTCATGGCTGATGATCACCATCGCAGACTGCAGCGAGGTCAGCTCGCGCTCGAGCCATTCGATCGCCGGCATGTCGAGATGGTTGGTCGGCTCGTCGAGCAGCAGCAGGTCGGGGGAGGGTGCCAGGGCCCGTGCCAGCGCCGCACGCCGCGCCTCTCCGCCGGACAGGCGCTTGGGATCTTCCGAGCCGGTCAGTCCGAGCTCGGACAGCAGCGCCGGTGCGCGATGTTCCTCGTCGTTGGGGCCGAGGCCGCCGAGCACGTAGTCCAGCGTGGTCTTGAAGCCCGAGAGGTCGGGCTCCTGGGCGAGGTAGCGGACGGTCGTGCCCGGCTGCAGGAAGCGCTTGCCGGAGTCCGACTGCAGCTCACCCGCCGCGATCCGCAGCAGGGTCGACTTGCCCGAGCCGTTGCGTCCGACGAGGCAGAGGCGCTCGCCGGGCGACACGCCGAAGCCGGCGCCGTCCAGCAGCGGCTTGCCGCCGAGCGTGAGAGTGATGTCCTGGAGAAGAAGCAGAGGTGGCGCCATCCGCGGGTTCTCGCCGATGGCGCCACGCCATGCAACTCGAACGAGGTGCGGGTGTCGCCTGCGTCGTGCTCTCGATCTTCGCAGGTTGCCGGCGGACCGTCGTGCCCGCTGCGGTTTTGTTCGGGTCGGACGGGGCTGCGTAGAGGGTCTAAAGCGCGCTGGAGAGGTTCTGGTTGTTGTCCGCCGCAGTCTTGGTAACGGAATGGCGTCGCGCGCCGGGAACGGCCCGTCGGCGGCAGCGGCGTTGTGTCGCATCGCCCTGGACCAACCCGGTTCATTATGGCGTCTGCGCGGGGGCATCGCCGCCGACCTGGCACGGACCGAACCCGTGCCCGTCGCCGCCGTATCCAGAGCCGCCATGGCGACGCCCGAAACCCAATGATCGCATGCCGTAGATCGATCCCTGCTCGCCACAGCCGCGATGGGAAGCACCAGGCCTCCTCGCTGCGGCGCAGGGAGCGGCCTACCAAGGGCGACCCGGACCGCGCACAAGCCCGTCAGACGCAGGATACGGCTTCCGGAACTGCTACCAGGCCTGACGGCCAATTAGCGATCGAGGGACGGACTGCTTCCCGGAACGGACGAGAATCAAACAGGCTATGGCCGGCATAGAAGCATTGTCCAAACGGCAGCGGGCGCGCTGCCCGGGTAGCTTCCCCAGGCTGCGCGCCCGTCCGTTCGCAGTCAGTTCACCGTGCGCGACGGCGGCTGCGTCGACACCATCCGGATGTCGTTGCCGGTGCCGGTGCGGCGTTCGATCGACGGTTCCGGGATCGTCCGCGCGGGACGGGCGGGACGAGGTACTTCGGTTCCGGCCCGTGACAGCGCCGAGACGAACGACCTGCCCCAGCCGAGCGCCGAGGCGTCCTTGATCGCTTCCCAGCACGCCTTCCACCGGTCCTGCCGCTCCGGCCTGCTCATGCGCAGCGCCAGATCGAGAGCATCGGCGATCTCGTCGGGATCGACCGGGTTCACCAGGATCGCCGCACCGAGCTGACGAGCCGCGCCTGCGAACTTCGAGAGGACCAGCACGCCGGGATCGTCGGGATCCTGGGCCGCGACATATTCCTTGGCGACCAGGTTCATGCCGTCACGCAACGGCGTCACCAACCCGATCCGCGCCTCACGCATGAAGCCGGCGATCGCGTCGCGGCCGACACCACGGCTGATCAGCCGGATCGGGGTCCAGTCGGCCTCGCCGAGCGTCGCGTTGATCGCGCCGGCGGACCCTTCGAGGTCGTCGCGCAATGTCTGGTAGGCATCGACATCCTGCCGGCTGGCCGCGGCGATCTGCAGGAACGTCGTCTGCCTGGACCACTGGTTGCGGGTCTCCAGCAAGCGACGATAGCCAGCCAGGCGATGACGCAGGCCCTTGGTCGGGTCCATGCGGTCGACACCGAGGATAAGGCTCTGGCCGTCGAGGCTGCGACGCAGGCGCGCTGTCTCGGCGTTGCCATGCGCCTGCTCCGCCATCTCGGCGAAATCATGCGGGTCGATCTCGACCGGGAACGCTCCGACGCGGATCTGGCGGTTGCCGAGCTGCAGCCCGCCACCGGCCAGCCGCGCGGCGCCGGCGATGCGCTGTGCCGATGCCGCGAAATTCTCCGCATCGTTCGCGGTCTGGAAGCCCAGCAGGTCGGCGGAGAGCAGGTCGCGGATGAACTGCGACGCTTCCGGCACGCTGGACAGCATGTCCGGGCTCGGAAACGGCGTGTGAAGGAAGAAACCGATCGGGCAGGTGACGTTGCGCGCGCGCAACGACGCCGCCATCGCCAGCAGGTGGTAGTCATGGACCCAGATGGTGTCGGTCGAGCGCAACAGCGGCACCAGCACATCTGCAAGGCGCATGTTGACCGCGCGATACCCCTGAAGGCTCCGGCGGTCGAAATTCATCTGCTCGGGAAGCGAGTGCATTAACGGCCACAACGTGCCGTTCGAGAAGTTGTTATAATAGAGCTCGAGCTCTTCGGGAGTCAGATCGACGGTGGCGTAATCGACGGCGCCATGCTGCACCAGGGCAGGGGTCGTTGTCGCGGATCCGGTCGAGGTATGGCCGCTCCAGCCGAACCAGAGCCCGCCCTGGCGCTCCATCAGGTCGTTCAGCGCAACCGCGAGACCACCAGCCTTCGCGTCTCCGGTCGGGATTGATACTCTGTTCGATACAACGACCAGTCTGCTCATTTGCCACTCCCCGCGTCGAAACAGACGGCTCGCGCTCGGATGTTACACATGCGCCGCAACTAGCCTGGTCTGTCCAGCACGTTCCTGGATACACCGGGCTGGTAAAGTTCAACTGACGAACAATTAACAAGTTGCACGGATCGTGGCCAGTCAATACGTCTCGATTAGCGACTCGTGCCCGAGCGGGTCTCAGCCGGTGGGACGATCAGAAGCGCCGAACCTGATCGAGACGACGCAGCCGCAGCGTGGCACGTTCTCCTGCCAGAACCTGGCCGACCGGGTCATGCAGGCGCCGCCGCCAGTTCGGATGCTCGGTCGTGGTTCCCGGGATATTGGGTTGCTCCTCGAGGCCGATCGCGTCCTCGGTCGGGATCATCGCCAGTTCGCACGCCGAGGCCCCGACCTGGGCTACCGCCGCATCCACGACCGGGATGAGGTCCCACACCGCCGGCTCCGGTCCGGCACATGCGCCGCTGGCCTGCATCGCATGCCACAGCGCGCTCCGGTCGGCACGACGCGTGACCAGCTCGGCCTCTTCTTCCTGAACCGTGCCGCCCAGTTCAAGACGATGGCGGATATCGACGCCTTTCCACCAGCCGGCGACCGTCGGCAGGTCGTGCGTGCTCGTCATCGCACTGGCCTGCCTGGTCCACTGCGCCGGCGGCTTGAATGCCTTGTCGTCACGCTCGAACCACAGCACCCGCATCCCGTCGATACCGGCCTCCTGCAGCCGTTCCGGGAAGCCTTCCGGCACGGTGCCGAGATCCTCGCCCAGCACGATCGCCCGGTTCAGCAGAGATTCCAGCCGGGTGAGCCTGAGCAGGTCGGTTTCCGGCATTTGCAGGTAGGCACCCTGCGCGGCACTGCGGCCTTCCGGCACGATCCAGAGCCGCTTCAGTCCCATCGCGTGATCGATGCGCACGCCGCCGGCATGCCGCATGGCACCCTGCAGCATCTCGATGAAGGCTCGGAAACCATGCGCCCGCAGGCCGCGTCCGGAGAAGGCGGTGATGCCCCAGTTCTGCCCGTGCCGCTGCAGCAGGTCGGGCGGCGCCCCAACCGTCAACCCGACCAGGGACTCGCCCTGCCGGCTCCAGCAATGGCTGCCGCCCGAATCCGTGCCGACCGCGAGATCGGAGATCAGTCCGATCGGCATTCCGGCCTCTACCGTGGCATCCTGGGCCGCCTTCAGGCCACGGTCGGCGCGATATTGAAGCCAGGCATGGAACGTGACCTCGTCCGGATGCTGTTCGGTATAGGCGACGGCATCGGGGGCGTGCGGGGAGCGGAACCCTTCCGGCCAGTCCTTCCAGTTCCACGCCTCGCCGCGATCGCGCCAGAGGTGGGCGTGCAACGCCTCGAACAGGGCGTGCGCCTCGAGCTTGTCGCCCTCGGCTTTCCGCCAGTCATGGAACTCGTCCTCCTCCGACATGCCCAGGTCGAATTCCCGGCGCAGCCTTGAAAGGCGATCGCGGGCGACGGCGGGCCAGTCCACCAGGTCGAGGCTCTCGAGCCGTGCCGCTTCCTCGCCGGGATCGTCCACCGCGACATGCAGCACGTTCAGCATGATCCGGCTGGACGGTGCATAGGGGCTGAACCGGTCGGGATCGGCCGAGAACTGCGCGTGGACCGGGCTGATGGTGATCGCTGCGGCGCCATGCGTTGCCGCCTCGCGTACGAAGATATCGAGTGCCTCGAAATCGCCGACACCCCCGTCGCCGGGTCGCCTTAATGCATAGAGCTGTTGCGCCAGACCCCAGCACCGGGGCCGGTCGCCAGGCGACGGCTCGGGTGCATTAGCCAGCGCCGAGAGGGCGTCTCCGATCGTGAAGCAGCGATGCGGCGCAACCGCGACGGTGATTTCGCGCTGGGCAATCTCGAGCTGGTAGTAGCCCGGTTGCTCCGGCAGCTGCAGCCAGGCCTGCCCATCACGGGATATCGCAGTCCCGGTCGTATCGGTCCCGTCCGCAGCCCTCATCCGCCACGGACCGGCCGCAACCGGAAGCCCGAGGTCCGCACCTGCATCTCCCGTTACCAGGGGTGCCGGCGCTGCATCCACCTCGTCCATCTTGGAGATCAGCGCGTGCGCCTCCTCCGAACTGGAGGCACCGAGGCCGAGGGCCGCGAGAATGGCGCCGAGGTCGTCGGGCGCTACGTCGTGTTCCTTGCCGAACGCATCCTGCCACCGTGTCGAGATGCCGGCACGGTCGGCCAGGGTCTTCAGCAGCGCGTCGTCGAAACTCATGACCGGCCAACCTGTCTCGGCGCGAGGATCAGGGTCGCGAGCGGCGGCAGCGTCAGGGTCAGCGATGCGGGCTGGTCGCCGGTGCCGGTCTGCGATGCCTCAACGCTGCCATGGTTGCCGACGTCCGAGCCGCCGTAGCGCCCGGAGTCGCTGTTCAGCAGCTCGTCCCAGATCCCGGCCTCGGAGACGCCGAGCGTGTAGCCGTGACGAACCATCGGCGTGAAGTTGCAGATCACCAGGACCGGCCGCTGGCCGTAATGCCCGAAGCGCAGCCAGGCATAGACGCTCTGCTCGGCATCGTGCAGCACCACCCAGCGGAAACCGTCCGGATCGGTATCCTTGACGTGCAGCGCAGGCTCGCCGCGATACAGGGTGTTCAGGTCGCGCAGCAGCACCTGCATGCCGCGATGGCGCTCGTCGTCCAGGAGCCACCAGTCGAGCCCGGTATCGTGGTTCCATTCCCGGTGCTGCGCGATCTCGCTGCCCATGAACAGCAGCTTCTTGCCGGGATGGGTCCACATGAAGCCGTAATAGGCACGCAGGTTGGCGAACTTCTGCCACGCGTCGCCCGGCATCTTGCCGATCATCGAGCCTTTTCCGTACACCACCTCGTCATGCGAGATCGGCAGGACGAAGCGCTCGGAGAAGGCATAGACCAGGCCGAACGCGATCTCGCCATGATGCCAGCGGCGATTGATCGGCTCCTCCTCGATGTAGTGCAGGGTGTCGTGCATCCACCCCATGTTCCACTTGAAGTCGAAGCCCAGCCCACCCTCGTCGGCGCTGCGCGTGACCCCGGGGAAGGAAGTGGATTCCTCGGCGATCAGCACCGCACCCGGTGCGGTCTCGTGCACCGCGCGGCTGAGATCCTGCAGGAAGGCGATGGTTTCGAGGTTCTCGCGGCCACCGAACTTGTTCGGGACCCACTCGTCGTGCTTGCGGCTGTAGTCGCGATACAACATCGACGCCACCGCATCGACGCGCAGCCCGTCCACGTGGAAATGCCGCAACCAGAACAGGCCACCGCCGATCATGAAGCCGCGCACTTCGTTGCGGCCCAGGTTGTAGATGTAGGTGTTCCAATCCTGGTGGTAGCCCTCGAACGGGTTGCCGTGCTCGTAAAGAGGCGTCCCGTCGAAGTTCGCCAGCCCGTGCGCGTCGGTCGGGAAATGCCCCGGCACCCAATCCAGCAGCACGCCGATACCCGCCGCGTGGCACCGATCGACGAAGCCCGCGAACTGGGCCGGCGAGCCGAGGCGCGCGGTGGGGGCGAACTGGCCCAGCACCTGATAGCCCCAGGAGCCGCCGAACGGATGCTCCATGATCGGCATCAGCTCGATATGGGTGAAGCCCAGTTCGAGGATGTACGGGATCAGCCGGTCACCCAGCAGCTGCCAGCTCGGCTGGGTGCCGTCATGCGGCAGCCAGGACATCGCGTGCAGCTCGTAGATCGAGATCGGCGCATCGGCGGATTGTGCCGCGGCGCGTCGGTCCATCCAGGCATGGTCGGTCCACGCAAACGGCGCCGGATCATCGACCACCGAGGCGGTTGCGGGTGGAACCTCGGTCGCCCAGGCGACCGGGTCGGCGCGCCATGGCAGAATGTTGCCGTCCGGCCCGACCAGCTCGTACTTGTAGGTAGCGCCCGCGGCGACACGCGGCACGAAAAGTTCCCATACGCCGGACTGGCCCCGGACCCGCATCGGATGGCGTCGTCCGTCCCAGCCGTTGAACGAGCCGACGACGGACACACGCTGCGCATTCGGCGCCCACACCGCGAAACGCGTGCCGCTGACGCCGTCGACCGCAAGCACGTGCGCGCCGAGCACCTGCGCCAGGTCGCGATGCCGGCCTTCCGAGATCAGGTAGATGTCGAGGTCGCCGAGCTGCACGGGAAACGCGTACGGATCCTCGGTCTCCTGGATCGTCTCGCCACCCATCCCGTCGGGCACGAAGCTGCGCAGGAGATAGGGCAGGTCGGTCTCGACGGTGCCTGACCACAGCCCGTCCGCATGGATGCGGGCAAGCGTGCCGCGCACCGTCCCGGTGACGGCATCGACCACGTCGACGCGCCCGGCGTCCGGCAGGAAGGCGCGTATCGCAAAGCCGCCAGCGACCGGGTGCGGGCCGAGCAGTGAGAACGGATCCCCGTGCCGGGCGCGCACGAACGAGTCGACGGCGCCCGGATGCGGCAGATGATCAACCATTGGCAGTATCTCCGGCGCCGAGCAGTCGGGTCGCGATCTGGTCGAGGCCGTTCAGGGGAATGCCGATCCAGTCCGGCCGGTTGTCCGCCTCGTAGCGGATCTCGTAGGCGGCCTTCTCCAGCAGGAACAGGTCGAGCAGGGCCTGCTCCGCCTCGGGCTGGACCCAAGGGTTGCTGCTGGCCAGCAGCACGTCGCGATAGGCTTCCAGGAAGTCGGCGCCGGCGGAGATGCGGAACCGTGCGATCAGCTTGTCGCGACGGTCGTTGACCCGCTCGTTGGTGCTGTGCAGGCGCGACGATGCGGTCGCCGCCGCATAGTCGAACGAGCGCAGCATGCCCGCCACGTCGCGAAGGCCGGAGGAATGCGCACGGCGCTGCTCCATGGTCTTCGCGGGCTCGCCCTCGAAGTCGATCAGGTAGGCATCGCCACCGACCACCAGCACCTGGCCGAGATGGAAGTCCCCATGCACCCGGGTCCGCAGCGCGCCGATGCCGGTGCCGGCCAGCCGCCTGGCCAGCCCGTGCAGCTGCTCGTGCTGCCCGACCACGCGACGCGCCACGATGGCGATGGCATCGTCTTCCGGACCATCGACCAGCGGGCGCAGGGCGGCGACAGCGCGGTCGATCTGCTCGATCGCGCCCTCGGCCCAGGCCTGCAGATCGGCGTCCGTCACGAGTTCCGGCTTGAAGGCCGGATCCGATGTCGGAGCTGCAAGGACGTCGTGGAGCTGCGCCAGGCGCTTGCCGAGCGCATGCGCGAAGCTCGCATAGTTGCTGTAGAGGTCGGTCTGCAATTCATGCTCGGCGCCGGCGCTGGCCGTATCCGGTATGTCGGCCAGCGTGTCCTCGGCAGCCCGTGCCAGGTATTCGAGCGTCCACTGCCAGCCATCGCCCTGGTTGCGAACGAAGCCCTGCACCAGCACCAGCGTGTTCGGCGTGCCGTCTGCATCGTAGCGGGTGACCTCGCCGTACAGCGGCGGGCTGTTGGCATAGCCGCGCTCGGTCAGGGTGCGGGAGATCTCGGCTTCCGGGTGGATACCGGACAGCACCTTGCGCACGACCTTGAGCACCAGCTGGTCGTCGATGATCTGCGAACTG
Proteins encoded:
- the malQ gene encoding 4-alpha-glucanotransferase encodes the protein MSFDDALLKTLADRAGISTRWQDAFGKEHDVAPDDLGAILAALGLGASSSEEAHALISKMDEVDAAPAPLVTGDAGADLGLPVAAGPWRMRAADGTDTTGTAISRDGQAWLQLPEQPGYYQLEIAQREITVAVAPHRCFTIGDALSALANAPEPSPGDRPRCWGLAQQLYALRRPGDGGVGDFEALDIFVREAATHGAAAITISPVHAQFSADPDRFSPYAPSSRIMLNVLHVAVDDPGEEAARLESLDLVDWPAVARDRLSRLRREFDLGMSEEDEFHDWRKAEGDKLEAHALFEALHAHLWRDRGEAWNWKDWPEGFRSPHAPDAVAYTEQHPDEVTFHAWLQYRADRGLKAAQDATVEAGMPIGLISDLAVGTDSGGSHCWSRQGESLVGLTVGAPPDLLQRHGQNWGITAFSGRGLRAHGFRAFIEMLQGAMRHAGGVRIDHAMGLKRLWIVPEGRSAAQGAYLQMPETDLLRLTRLESLLNRAIVLGEDLGTVPEGFPERLQEAGIDGMRVLWFERDDKAFKPPAQWTRQASAMTSTHDLPTVAGWWKGVDIRHRLELGGTVQEEEAELVTRRADRSALWHAMQASGACAGPEPAVWDLIPVVDAAVAQVGASACELAMIPTEDAIGLEEQPNIPGTTTEHPNWRRRLHDPVGQVLAGERATLRLRRLDQVRRF
- a CDS encoding alpha,alpha-trehalose-phosphate synthase (UDP-forming); translated protein: MSRLVVVSNRVSIPTGDAKAGGLAVALNDLMERQGGLWFGWSGHTSTGSATTTPALVQHGAVDYATVDLTPEELELYYNNFSNGTLWPLMHSLPEQMNFDRRSLQGYRAVNMRLADVLVPLLRSTDTIWVHDYHLLAMAASLRARNVTCPIGFFLHTPFPSPDMLSSVPEASQFIRDLLSADLLGFQTANDAENFAASAQRIAGAARLAGGGLQLGNRQIRVGAFPVEIDPHDFAEMAEQAHGNAETARLRRSLDGQSLILGVDRMDPTKGLRHRLAGYRRLLETRNQWSRQTTFLQIAAASRQDVDAYQTLRDDLEGSAGAINATLGEADWTPIRLISRGVGRDAIAGFMREARIGLVTPLRDGMNLVAKEYVAAQDPDDPGVLVLSKFAGAARQLGAAILVNPVDPDEIADALDLALRMSRPERQDRWKACWEAIKDASALGWGRSFVSALSRAGTEVPRPARPARTIPEPSIERRTGTGNDIRMVSTQPPSRTVN
- the glgB gene encoding 1,4-alpha-glucan branching protein GlgB, with the protein product MVDHLPHPGAVDSFVRARHGDPFSLLGPHPVAGGFAIRAFLPDAGRVDVVDAVTGTVRGTLARIHADGLWSGTVETDLPYLLRSFVPDGMGGETIQETEDPYAFPVQLGDLDIYLISEGRHRDLAQVLGAHVLAVDGVSGTRFAVWAPNAQRVSVVGSFNGWDGRRHPMRVRGQSGVWELFVPRVAAGATYKYELVGPDGNILPWRADPVAWATEVPPATASVVDDPAPFAWTDHAWMDRRAAAQSADAPISIYELHAMSWLPHDGTQPSWQLLGDRLIPYILELGFTHIELMPIMEHPFGGSWGYQVLGQFAPTARLGSPAQFAGFVDRCHAAGIGVLLDWVPGHFPTDAHGLANFDGTPLYEHGNPFEGYHQDWNTYIYNLGRNEVRGFMIGGGLFWLRHFHVDGLRVDAVASMLYRDYSRKHDEWVPNKFGGRENLETIAFLQDLSRAVHETAPGAVLIAEESTSFPGVTRSADEGGLGFDFKWNMGWMHDTLHYIEEEPINRRWHHGEIAFGLVYAFSERFVLPISHDEVVYGKGSMIGKMPGDAWQKFANLRAYYGFMWTHPGKKLLFMGSEIAQHREWNHDTGLDWWLLDDERHRGMQVLLRDLNTLYRGEPALHVKDTDPDGFRWVVLHDAEQSVYAWLRFGHYGQRPVLVICNFTPMVRHGYTLGVSEAGIWDELLNSDSGRYGGSDVGNHGSVEASQTGTGDQPASLTLTLPPLATLILAPRQVGRS